From the Osmerus eperlanus chromosome 21, fOsmEpe2.1, whole genome shotgun sequence genome, one window contains:
- the LOC134007896 gene encoding uncharacterized protein LOC134007896: protein MSSSKSHKSMGDGEWMSRLRRFASSGVLPADAGNRPAPRQKRWYDLFQKIEKCPLQLRGQRMLFGGTQQCTCGFHNPKPTTGQTVAETSTCAAPPPLGTASTSASASAPPPLGMASASASASAHVPARPTLTFSMFSKPRFGGSHGAAAKPNVNVVRKAKSLSSPPTMTGDTQATASSPTASVRTTPPGYAAPGPAPGPTPDFWLPSGKLRLNLKLWYEPPASALIYHQAPTPDRFFAHRLLVWMPYHLWKVRVFCQTCGKQLTGYGVHKRVRKVLDVDRYYLMVTETLRCTVCRLTHLATSQAVLDQLDLPHRRKFRMILTRLYACDIRVIRMLRERTLGNSPACLVKQLRENHGEEWLDRLADYLGECAAFVDQPSLFPVTCQEPPQPLDVPTSRWVLSVYGRNIISRMDHIKASITSTFGSILKMDSTKKMTKKLAGAAKGTAFWVTSVGNEIGQVLVSVLTAQEGPGPDPMVSGLIERYTQAGAAPPVLLYVDCGCCSEEGETKLQARFGGWPDLKIRLDIWHFMRRLAMGCTTDAHALYPLFMSRLSVCLFEWDAADVALLRRVKREQLRREGVPLITNDMVDKAITKAELPSSAGRGHVEWTQRSSALSSCCRS from the exons GCTGTTTGGTGGGACACAGCAGTGTACTTGTGGCTTTCATAACCCAAAG CCAACCACTGGACAAACTGTGGCAGAGACCTCTACCTgtgctgcccctcccccactggGAACAGCCTCtacctcagcctctgcctctgcccctcctccactGGGAATggcctcagcctctgcctctgcGTCAGCCCATGTCCCAGCACGGCCCACACTGACTTTCTCCATG TTTTCTAAACCACGATTTGGAGGCTCACATGGCGCTGCTGCAAAGCCCAATGTGAATGTGGTTAGGAAAGCAAAG tcTCTGTCCAGTCCACCCACCATGACAGGAGACACCCAGGCCACTGCCAGCTCACCTACGGCCTCTGTGAGGACCACCCCACCAGGCTATGCTgctcctggccctgctcctggTCCCACTCCTGACTTCTGGCTTCCT TCTGGCAAGCTGCGTTTGAACTTGAAGCTCTGGTATGAGCCACCAGCCTCTGCCCTGATTTACCACCAGGCTCCAACACCGGACCGTTTTTTTGCCCACAGGCTCTTGGTATGGATGCCCTATCACTTGTGGAAAGTGAGGGTATTCTGCCAAACCTGTGGGAAGCAGCTGACGGGGTATGGTGTGCACAAGAGGGTGCGGAAGGTCCTGGACGTGGACCGGTACTACCTGATGGTGACGGAGACACTCAGGTGCACTGTGTGTCGCCTGACCCATCTGGCAACCAGTCAGGCTGTCCTGGACCAGCTGGACCTGCCTCACAGGAGGAAGTTCAGGATGATCCTGACACGCTT GTATGCTTGTGACATACGGGTCATCCGCATGTTGCGGGAACGGACCCTCGGCAACAGCCCGGCGTGCTTGGTGAAACAGCTGCGGGAGAACCATGGGGAGGAGTGGTTGGACCGCCTGGCCGACTACTTGGGGGAGTGTGCGGCCTTTGTTGACCAGCCCAGCCTCTTCCCAGTCACCTGCCAGGAGCCTCCACAGCCACTCGATGTCCCAACCAGCCGGTGGGTGCTGTCGGTGTACGGGAGGAACATCATCAGCCGTATGGACCATATAAAGGCATCCATCACGTCAACCTTTGGGTCCATTTTAAAAATGGACTCCACCAAGAAG ATGACAAAGAAGCTGGCTGGTGCAGCAAAGGGGACTGCATTCTGGGTGACCTCGGTGGGGAACGAGATCGGCCAGGTCCTCGTCAGTGTCCTGACTGCCCAGGAGGGACCGGGGCCGGACCCGATGGTCTCTGGTCTCATTGAGAGGTACACCCAGGCAGGTGCAGCTCCCCCGGTCCTGCTCTATGTGGACTGTGGCTGCTGctcggaggagggggagaccaaGCTTCAGGCCAGGTTTGGTGGGTGGCCAGACCTGAAGATAAGGCTGGACATCTGGCATTTTATGCGGCGGCTGGCCATGGGATGCACCACCGATGCCCATGCCCTGTACCCCCTCTTTATGAGccgcctgtctgtgtgcctcttTGAGTGGGATGCAGCGGACGTAGCCCTACTGCGCAGGGTGAAGAGGGAGCAGCTCAGAAGGGAGGGTGTGCCCCTCATCACCAACGACATGGTGGACAAGGCCATCACCAAGGCTGAGCTGCCCAGTTCTGCAGGCAGAGGACACGTGGAGTGGACGCAACGGTCCTCCGCATTGAGCAGCTGCTGCAGGAGctga